One stretch of Gemmatimonas sp. UBA7669 DNA includes these proteins:
- the mutM gene encoding bifunctional DNA-formamidopyrimidine glycosylase/DNA-(apurinic or apyrimidinic site) lyase, translating to MPELPEVEFAARRLRSAVLGHTLTAVDVLHPSAARHLPPAHRRALVGRQVSLVERRAKIQLLHLDDRSVLEVHFRMTGDWAFGDVGGDAPRFERVRLDTREGMRVSLVDSRAFAVVRWHAPDRFVLPDLGPEPLSDDFTVDALRDALASRRAPIKPVLLDQRVVAGVGNIYASEALWLARISPETPANALTGARQTARLTRLRDGIQEALRTAPATRYYNRGIHDGSPYDEPQEWRVYDREGQACARCGSRIVRSVQAGRSTYACRKCQR from the coding sequence GTGCCAGAGCTCCCCGAAGTCGAATTCGCCGCCCGCCGCCTCCGCAGCGCCGTCCTCGGCCACACCCTGACCGCCGTCGACGTCTTGCACCCCTCGGCGGCACGGCACCTGCCCCCGGCCCACCGGCGTGCGCTGGTCGGCCGCCAGGTTAGCCTGGTCGAGCGACGGGCCAAGATCCAGTTGCTTCACCTCGACGACCGCAGCGTGCTGGAAGTGCACTTCCGCATGACCGGCGACTGGGCCTTTGGCGACGTGGGCGGCGACGCGCCGCGCTTCGAACGGGTACGACTCGACACGCGCGAGGGCATGCGCGTGAGTCTGGTCGACTCGCGCGCCTTTGCGGTCGTGCGCTGGCACGCGCCCGACCGTTTTGTGCTGCCCGACCTGGGGCCGGAACCACTGAGTGACGACTTCACCGTCGACGCCCTGCGCGACGCACTCGCGTCGCGGCGCGCGCCCATCAAACCGGTGCTGCTCGATCAGCGCGTGGTGGCAGGTGTCGGCAACATCTACGCGTCGGAGGCACTCTGGTTGGCGCGCATCAGTCCGGAGACTCCGGCCAACGCGCTCACCGGCGCGCGGCAAACCGCGCGTCTTACCCGACTGCGCGACGGCATTCAGGAAGCACTGCGCACCGCGCCGGCAACGCGCTACTACAACCGTGGCATTCACGATGGTTCACCGTACGACGAGCCGCAGGAGTGGCGGGTGTACGACAGGGAAGGGCAGGCCTGTGCGCGCTGTGGTTCGCGCATCGTGCGTTCCGTGCAGGCGGGGCGCAGTACGTATGCGTGCAGAAAGTGTCAGCGCTGA
- a CDS encoding SAM-dependent methyltransferase translates to MRISRTAVSCPHSSTAPRATPISSPRSLKYEYELYVESEIEDYKDSVSRASLLKIGDEAVEVLRKSDQIALTELLVWQEVDRIIARRLRLPTYATWKRRRLKMLAEFRTPEHWGIAPDAAFVRELADSTDCHVLVAGAEREGPALYLAARGAAVTAVEPEEDAVERVVKAAHAAGLTERVRGLCADLGGWAPDVALHAVVCTPSAFAGLDVMDRARVIEVLQSATVDGGVHLVETIAAGTDRLPLEELHSRYHGWTISVERSAGSRETFMARKATVTAA, encoded by the coding sequence TTGCGGATTTCTCGCACGGCCGTAAGTTGTCCACATTCTTCCACAGCCCCGAGGGCTACTCCCATCAGTTCGCCACGCTCCCTCAAGTACGAGTACGAGCTCTACGTCGAGAGCGAAATCGAGGACTACAAGGACTCGGTGTCGCGCGCGTCATTGCTCAAGATCGGCGACGAGGCCGTGGAAGTCCTGCGCAAGTCCGACCAGATCGCGCTCACCGAACTGCTGGTGTGGCAAGAGGTTGACCGCATCATCGCGCGTCGCCTGCGCCTGCCCACCTACGCCACCTGGAAGCGCCGGCGCCTGAAGATGCTGGCCGAGTTCCGGACGCCGGAACACTGGGGCATCGCGCCGGATGCGGCGTTTGTGCGCGAGTTGGCCGACTCCACCGACTGTCATGTCCTCGTGGCTGGCGCTGAGCGCGAGGGCCCTGCCCTCTACCTGGCTGCGCGCGGTGCCGCGGTGACGGCCGTGGAGCCCGAGGAAGACGCCGTGGAGCGCGTCGTGAAGGCCGCGCATGCTGCCGGCCTCACCGAGCGGGTCCGTGGCCTCTGCGCCGATCTGGGCGGCTGGGCGCCGGACGTGGCGCTGCATGCGGTGGTGTGCACACCCAGCGCGTTTGCCGGTCTCGATGTCATGGACCGCGCGCGGGTCATCGAGGTGTTGCAAAGCGCCACCGTTGACGGCGGCGTCCATCTCGTCGAAACCATTGCCGCCGGCACCGACCGACTGCCGCTCGAAGAGCTGCACTCCCGCTACCACGGCTGGACAATCTCCGTGGAGCGCTCGGCGGGCAGCCGAGAAACTTTCATGGCGCGGAAAGCCACCGTAACTGCAGCGTAG
- the tdh gene encoding L-threonine 3-dehydrogenase has translation MKQTAARGLTLTEVPEPKIRDDEVLIRVRSAGVCGTDVHIYEWDAWASARCKPPFICGHEFAGDVVQVGALVESVKVGDRVTAEGHIVDERSLFSRTGNAHVDPSTRIIGVDRDGCFAEYIAMPATNVWHLDEAISYDIGGIHDPMGNAFHTALTADIPGSVVLITGCGPIGAFAVGICKAAGASRIIATDVNPRRLELARRMGAHDAVHPDAAREAVMAASDGHGADVVLEMSGVPSAVHQAFALARPAGRVNMLGIPSKTIDVDFASEIIFKGLTIYGVVGRRMYDTWHQMSRFLRSGAFDPSPVITHRLPLEAVDEAMHLIKSGEAGKIIFTL, from the coding sequence GTGAAGCAGACTGCGGCCCGTGGTCTGACGCTGACGGAAGTGCCCGAACCGAAAATCCGCGACGACGAAGTGCTCATCCGCGTGCGGAGCGCGGGCGTCTGCGGCACCGACGTGCACATCTACGAGTGGGACGCCTGGGCCTCGGCGCGCTGCAAACCGCCGTTCATCTGCGGTCACGAGTTTGCCGGCGACGTGGTGCAGGTCGGCGCGCTCGTCGAGAGCGTGAAGGTCGGCGACCGGGTGACGGCCGAGGGGCATATCGTGGACGAGCGCTCGCTCTTCAGTCGCACCGGCAATGCGCACGTCGACCCGTCCACCCGCATCATCGGCGTGGACCGCGACGGCTGCTTTGCGGAGTACATCGCGATGCCGGCCACCAATGTCTGGCACCTCGACGAGGCCATCAGTTACGACATCGGCGGCATCCACGACCCGATGGGCAACGCCTTCCACACGGCGCTGACGGCCGACATCCCGGGCAGCGTGGTGCTCATCACGGGCTGCGGACCGATCGGTGCGTTCGCGGTGGGTATCTGCAAGGCGGCCGGTGCGTCGCGCATCATTGCCACCGACGTGAACCCGCGGCGTCTCGAACTGGCGCGCCGCATGGGTGCGCACGACGCGGTGCATCCGGACGCGGCGCGCGAGGCGGTGATGGCGGCCAGTGACGGACACGGCGCCGACGTGGTGCTCGAGATGAGCGGCGTGCCGAGCGCGGTGCACCAGGCGTTCGCGCTGGCGCGTCCCGCCGGCCGGGTGAACATGCTGGGCATTCCGTCCAAGACCATCGACGTGGATTTCGCCTCGGAGATCATCTTCAAGGGGCTGACGATTTACGGCGTGGTGGGACGGCGGATGTACGACACCTGGCATCAGATGTCGCGCTTCCTGCGGTCGGGGGCGTTTGATCCGAGCCCGGTGATCACGCATCGGCTGCCGCTCGAGGCGGTGGACGAGGCGATGCATCTGATCAAGTCGGGGGAAGCGGGGAAGATCATCTTTACGCTGTGA
- a CDS encoding glycine C-acetyltransferase has product MSLNSDLLAELSALKEAGTYKRLNHIESPQGPRVRMEGRGEVIVLSSNNYLGLANEPAVVDAGIDALRRYGAGTASVRFICGTFTVHRELEAAIARFVGTEASMSYVSAWNANEALTPTIAREGDFVISDALNHASIIDSVRLAKAMTKCTTAVYKHADMDDLREKLRANKSAPRKIIWTDGVFSMEGAIAKLPDILQIAREEDAIVVMDDSHATGVLGATGRGTAEHFGVVGEVDIITSTLGKALGGAAGGFIAGSAALCDIMTQRSRPQLFSNALPPTVAASALAAVQFTEAHPERVTRLRENANYFRQAIQDAGFKPLPGETPIVPIIVGETALAIRMSDLLLERGVFVTGFGFPVVPKGEARVRCQVSAAHTRDDLDAVVAAFKEAGKVAGLL; this is encoded by the coding sequence ATGTCCCTCAATTCCGATCTCCTCGCCGAACTCTCCGCCCTCAAGGAAGCCGGCACCTACAAGCGCCTCAATCACATCGAGTCGCCGCAGGGTCCGCGCGTCCGCATGGAAGGCCGCGGCGAAGTCATCGTGCTCTCGTCCAACAACTACCTCGGCCTCGCCAACGAGCCCGCGGTCGTGGACGCCGGCATCGACGCCCTGCGCCGCTATGGCGCCGGCACCGCCAGCGTGCGCTTCATCTGCGGCACCTTCACCGTGCACCGCGAACTCGAAGCCGCCATCGCCCGCTTCGTCGGCACCGAAGCCAGCATGAGCTACGTCTCGGCGTGGAATGCCAACGAAGCCCTCACGCCCACCATCGCGCGCGAAGGCGATTTTGTCATTTCCGACGCCCTCAACCACGCGTCCATCATTGACTCGGTGCGTCTGGCCAAGGCCATGACCAAGTGCACCACGGCTGTGTACAAGCACGCCGACATGGACGATCTGCGTGAGAAGCTGCGCGCCAACAAGAGTGCGCCACGCAAGATCATCTGGACCGATGGCGTGTTCAGCATGGAGGGCGCCATCGCCAAGCTGCCCGACATTCTGCAGATCGCGCGCGAGGAAGACGCCATTGTCGTCATGGACGACTCGCACGCCACCGGCGTACTGGGTGCCACGGGCCGCGGCACGGCCGAGCATTTTGGTGTCGTCGGCGAGGTGGACATCATTACCTCCACACTCGGCAAGGCACTCGGCGGCGCAGCCGGTGGATTCATTGCCGGCTCGGCGGCGCTCTGCGACATCATGACCCAGCGCTCCCGTCCGCAGCTCTTCAGCAACGCACTCCCGCCCACGGTGGCCGCCAGTGCGCTCGCCGCCGTGCAGTTCACCGAGGCGCATCCCGAGCGCGTCACGCGGCTGCGCGAGAACGCCAACTATTTCCGTCAGGCCATCCAGGACGCAGGCTTCAAGCCACTGCCGGGCGAGACGCCCATCGTCCCCATCATTGTGGGCGAGACGGCGCTGGCCATCCGCATGAGCGACCTGCTGCTCGAGCGTGGCGTGTTCGTCACCGGGTTCGGCTTCCCCGTTGTGCCCAAGGGCGAGGCGCGCGTGCGCTGTCAGGTGAGCGCGGCCCACACCCGCGACGACCTCGATGCCGTGGTGGCCGCCTTCAAGGAAGCCGGCAAGGTGGCCGGTCTCCTGTAA
- a CDS encoding DNA-3-methyladenine glycosylase, translated as MVPPLAFLPASFFDREADVVARALLGATLRHESDDGVVSGRIVETEAYLGPHDPASHSAVGRTPRTWHMFGPPGTAYVYFIYGMHWCLNAVTREDGYGAAVLIRAIEPTEGVTLMRARRPKARSDRALSDGPGKLCAALGVDRRCDGWSLTGGSALGILPSQPVPDAEVLVTPRIGISKAVDWPLRFVWRATGRAI; from the coding sequence ATGGTTCCCCCGTTGGCTTTTCTGCCGGCCTCGTTCTTTGATCGTGAGGCGGATGTGGTCGCACGTGCGCTGCTCGGCGCGACGCTGCGCCATGAGAGCGATGACGGCGTGGTGAGTGGACGCATCGTGGAGACGGAGGCCTACCTCGGTCCGCATGACCCGGCGTCGCATTCGGCCGTGGGTCGAACACCGCGCACCTGGCACATGTTCGGGCCGCCCGGCACCGCGTATGTGTACTTCATCTACGGCATGCACTGGTGCCTCAATGCCGTCACGCGCGAAGACGGCTATGGCGCGGCCGTGCTCATCCGGGCCATCGAGCCCACGGAAGGTGTGACGCTCATGCGCGCGCGACGGCCGAAGGCACGAAGCGACCGTGCGCTCTCTGATGGACCAGGCAAGCTGTGCGCGGCGCTGGGTGTGGACCGGCGCTGTGATGGCTGGTCACTCACGGGCGGCTCAGCGCTTGGCATTCTGCCGAGTCAGCCCGTGCCCGACGCCGAGGTGCTGGTCACGCCGCGCATTGGCATTTCGAAAGCCGTGGATTGGCCGCTGCGGTTTGTGTGGCGTGCGACCGGGCGCGCTATCTGA
- a CDS encoding NYN domain-containing protein, which produces MSRHPSRSGGSSPARAIAPFHRSPSAVAPMAPVAQPNAAPPAHAPNAAMLIDFDNVTMGIRSDLQEELKNLLSSDIIKGKVAVRRAYADWRRYPQYIVPLTEASIDLIFAPAYGSSKKNATDIRLAIDALELVFTRPEIGTFVLLSGDSDFSSMVIKLKEYGKYVIGVGIRESSSDLLVMNCDEYYSYNALAGLVKTGEDETTRWDPWELVTEAVGRMKRNGDVMRSDRLKQVMQEIDASFDEKNLGHPKFSRFVTEAQQRGLLKVTKLESGQMEVDAPDGAPLPMAAASAPAADVSRDVSRDADRDDRRGRRGRRGRGRDRFDRDRGEDRHEDAATDLLDDAIDAVPLGETTEVPAVRAEETVTDPDSVVAALGIRPLPGEAGYDADAAADEAADTVEREAREGGREGGRGRRGRGRGRDRDRGDRGGERGGERGAAPLAVPATFTSAPVGDNVGRSGERLTRSDAFDLVRRAVESLVEADAVTSASAARQRAFDLLGRDSESLAPRMFERILQDAHDANLIDLRRRGDDWEVARASDAASIVEQLKVADDAQKAVQAAQAAAMPAAPRGMGARGIGGRGMARGKGLVPPADLLMVGVVGTAVGVTTAAKMPAVEVTAAAAPTEASSTEAKVPEAKTVNDGTAEAKDAAVKTAKKAAKAPAKAPAKKAQAKAPAKAPAAKAPAVKTPAKKAAPAAKKAAPVKKAAAPAKKAPAKKAAKK; this is translated from the coding sequence ATGAGTCGTCATCCTTCCCGGTCGGGCGGGTCGTCACCCGCCCGTGCCATTGCGCCGTTCCATCGCAGCCCCTCGGCCGTGGCGCCCATGGCGCCCGTCGCGCAGCCCAACGCCGCGCCACCGGCCCACGCGCCCAACGCGGCCATGCTCATCGACTTCGACAACGTCACGATGGGCATTCGCTCCGATCTGCAGGAGGAGCTCAAGAATCTCCTCTCGTCGGACATCATCAAGGGCAAGGTGGCGGTGCGCCGCGCCTACGCGGACTGGCGTCGCTATCCGCAGTACATCGTGCCGCTCACCGAAGCGAGCATCGATCTCATCTTCGCGCCGGCCTACGGCTCGTCGAAGAAGAACGCCACCGACATCCGCCTCGCCATCGACGCGCTGGAGCTGGTGTTCACGCGCCCTGAGATCGGCACCTTCGTGCTGCTCAGCGGCGACTCCGACTTCTCGAGCATGGTCATCAAGCTCAAGGAGTACGGCAAGTACGTCATCGGCGTGGGCATCCGTGAATCGTCCAGCGATCTGCTGGTGATGAACTGCGACGAGTACTACTCGTACAACGCGCTCGCCGGCCTCGTGAAGACGGGCGAAGACGAAACCACGCGCTGGGATCCGTGGGAGCTGGTGACCGAGGCGGTGGGCCGCATGAAGCGCAACGGCGACGTCATGCGCTCGGACCGTCTCAAGCAGGTCATGCAGGAAATCGATGCCTCCTTCGACGAGAAGAACCTCGGGCATCCCAAGTTCTCACGCTTCGTGACGGAAGCGCAGCAGCGCGGCCTGCTCAAGGTCACCAAGCTGGAGAGCGGGCAAATGGAAGTGGACGCACCGGATGGTGCGCCGCTGCCGATGGCCGCTGCGTCGGCGCCCGCTGCCGACGTGTCGCGTGACGTGTCGCGTGATGCCGACCGCGATGATCGTCGTGGCCGTCGTGGACGTCGTGGACGTGGCCGTGATCGCTTCGATCGTGACCGTGGTGAGGATCGGCATGAGGACGCGGCGACCGATCTGCTCGACGACGCGATCGATGCCGTACCCTTGGGCGAAACCACTGAGGTCCCCGCTGTGCGCGCCGAAGAGACCGTCACCGATCCTGATTCGGTAGTGGCGGCGCTTGGTATCCGGCCGCTTCCGGGTGAGGCCGGGTACGACGCCGACGCTGCGGCCGATGAGGCGGCGGACACGGTGGAGCGGGAGGCCCGAGAGGGCGGCCGCGAGGGTGGCCGCGGACGTCGCGGTCGTGGGCGCGGGCGTGACCGTGACCGCGGTGATCGTGGTGGCGAACGTGGCGGCGAACGCGGTGCTGCGCCGCTCGCGGTGCCGGCCACGTTCACCAGTGCGCCGGTTGGCGACAATGTGGGCCGCTCGGGTGAGCGTCTCACGCGCAGCGATGCTTTCGATCTGGTGCGTCGTGCTGTCGAGTCGCTGGTGGAGGCTGACGCCGTCACCAGTGCGAGCGCGGCGCGTCAGCGTGCGTTTGACTTGCTGGGCCGCGACAGTGAGTCGCTGGCGCCGCGCATGTTCGAGCGCATTTTGCAGGACGCACACGATGCCAACCTCATCGACCTGCGTCGTCGTGGCGACGACTGGGAAGTGGCGCGCGCCTCGGATGCGGCGAGCATCGTGGAGCAGCTCAAGGTGGCCGACGATGCGCAGAAGGCTGTCCAGGCCGCACAGGCAGCGGCCATGCCGGCAGCGCCGCGTGGCATGGGTGCGCGAGGCATTGGCGGACGGGGCATGGCGCGAGGCAAGGGCCTGGTGCCGCCGGCGGACTTGCTCATGGTCGGCGTAGTGGGCACAGCGGTCGGGGTAACGACGGCAGCCAAGATGCCTGCGGTCGAGGTAACTGCGGCAGCCGCGCCAACGGAAGCCAGTTCAACGGAAGCCAAGGTGCCGGAAGCAAAGACGGTGAATGACGGAACCGCGGAAGCCAAGGATGCGGCGGTGAAGACCGCGAAGAAGGCGGCCAAGGCACCGGCCAAGGCACCGGCCAAGAAGGCGCAGGCCAAGGCTCCGGCCAAGGCGCCTGCGGCCAAGGCCCCTGCGGTCAAGACGCCCGCCAAGAAGGCGGCTCCTGCGGCCAAGAAGGCGGCGCCCGTCAAGAAGGCGGCCGCGCCGGCCAAGAAGGCTCCGGCCAAGAAGGCGGCAAAGAAGTAA
- a CDS encoding class I adenylate-forming enzyme family protein: MAASWSLAPLVSQRAQEHPTRPLATTGDRTWTYQQVDADASSLAAALSELGLGRGDRIAVNLPNGIEWIIATLAAARLGAVLVPVSPQLSVHDLRYQLRHAEVSCVVTIEQWGAVDFLQRFEELLGDLPDLQYVVTVGDEDLWYDDRIFQFEDLVSRGAGRSLPDVPDDDTQDLAVLYTSGTMGKPKGVVLSHRALVENAVRTAQVLELSPEDRVLTAVSFSAIFGFSAMLGTMASGATLVLQPAFDAAEALTLMIRTQVTVLHGVPTQYHLLMREDSFDASRLKSLRTGLMAGTAVGEALVRKVRRWCDVLVAYGLTETGAVVSITRFGDSDDIRGHSVGSTLPGVEVMSMDLVTGQLHGPESVGELAVRGPNLMRGYLRMPAETAKVLTPDGYFLTGDLGIIDEDGTVRILGRRQETITRGGQQLYPRDLEDRLRAHPAVDDVCVIGVPHDVMGELVCACIVAVEGAVITGDEIKRFARDTMSADKVPDLVRFFDTFPMTGSGKVRRRELARAIALSANTMSASALHANALDHPASFSGQ, encoded by the coding sequence ATGGCAGCCTCGTGGTCCCTTGCCCCTCTCGTCAGCCAGCGCGCGCAGGAACATCCCACGCGCCCGTTGGCCACGACAGGGGACCGGACATGGACGTACCAGCAGGTGGACGCCGACGCGTCCAGCCTGGCGGCCGCGTTGTCCGAACTCGGCCTGGGCCGCGGCGATCGCATCGCCGTGAACCTGCCCAACGGCATCGAGTGGATCATTGCCACCCTGGCGGCGGCACGGCTTGGCGCCGTGCTGGTGCCCGTCAGTCCGCAGCTCAGCGTGCACGACCTGCGCTACCAGCTCAGACACGCCGAAGTGAGTTGTGTCGTCACCATCGAGCAGTGGGGCGCGGTGGATTTCCTGCAGCGCTTCGAAGAGCTGCTGGGAGACCTGCCCGATCTGCAGTACGTGGTCACGGTGGGCGACGAGGATCTGTGGTACGACGACCGGATCTTCCAGTTCGAAGATCTGGTGTCGCGAGGGGCCGGCCGCAGTCTGCCGGACGTGCCCGACGACGACACGCAGGATCTCGCGGTGTTGTACACGTCGGGTACGATGGGCAAACCCAAAGGGGTGGTGCTGTCCCATCGCGCGCTGGTCGAAAACGCCGTCCGCACGGCCCAGGTCCTCGAGCTGTCGCCCGAAGACCGCGTGCTGACGGCGGTGTCGTTTTCTGCCATCTTCGGCTTCAGCGCCATGCTGGGCACGATGGCGAGTGGGGCCACGCTGGTGCTGCAGCCGGCGTTTGATGCGGCCGAGGCGCTGACGCTGATGATCCGCACGCAGGTCACGGTGCTGCATGGCGTGCCCACGCAGTATCACCTGCTCATGCGCGAAGACAGCTTCGATGCGTCGCGACTCAAGTCGCTGCGCACGGGGCTCATGGCCGGCACGGCCGTGGGTGAAGCGCTGGTGCGCAAGGTGCGTCGCTGGTGCGACGTGCTCGTGGCCTACGGCCTCACCGAAACCGGTGCGGTCGTGTCCATCACGCGCTTCGGCGACAGTGATGACATACGCGGCCACAGTGTGGGAAGCACCCTGCCCGGGGTGGAGGTCATGTCCATGGACCTCGTGACGGGTCAGTTGCACGGGCCGGAGTCGGTCGGCGAGCTCGCCGTCCGCGGCCCCAATCTCATGCGGGGCTATCTCCGCATGCCGGCCGAGACCGCCAAGGTGCTTACGCCGGATGGATACTTCCTCACCGGCGACCTCGGCATCATCGACGAGGATGGTACGGTGCGGATTCTCGGACGGCGCCAGGAGACGATCACGCGCGGAGGGCAGCAGCTCTATCCGCGCGACCTCGAAGATCGCCTGCGCGCACATCCGGCGGTGGACGATGTCTGCGTGATCGGTGTGCCCCATGACGTCATGGGAGAGCTGGTCTGCGCGTGCATCGTGGCCGTGGAAGGGGCCGTCATCACGGGCGACGAAATCAAGCGGTTTGCCCGTGACACCATGTCGGCCGACAAGGTTCCCGATCTCGTGCGCTTCTTCGACACGTTCCCCATGACTGGGAGCGGCAAGGTGCGGCGACGAGAGCTCGCGCGTGCGATCGCGCTGAGTGCGAACACCATGAGCGCATCGGCGCTCCACGCGAACGCGCTCGATCACCCTGCTTCGTTTTCAGGCCAGTAA